One segment of Ricinus communis isolate WT05 ecotype wild-type chromosome 8, ASM1957865v1, whole genome shotgun sequence DNA contains the following:
- the LOC8282947 gene encoding U-box domain-containing protein 15 translates to MDRQKLMMMMLMMEREKKGGNGGGGGGVSSSSNGGDDKNNMVRDMIDCIETVGSYPGYRRTQKKECLNLVRRLKLLVPLLEEIKETDKLVSTDSLSCLSNLKKALLAAKKLLKKCSFGSKIYLALESEAVICSFHAVYDKLSQSLDDMPYNEFGISIEVKEQVELMRTQLRRAKRRTDTQDIELAMDIMVVFSTRDDRDVDSAILERLANKLELYTIADLKAETVAVRKLIKQRDVQNAESIQQITDLLGKFKQIAGVHENIELDGPVSSKTLHKCQSLIIPHEFLCPITLEIMVDPVIVATGQTYERESIKRWLNSNHRTCPKTGQMLDHLSLAPNFALRNLILQWCEKNNFELPKRDAFVGYDGSPAELVEEICSLVQNLSSSELDVLRGAIVKIRMLSKENPDNRVLIANSGAIPPLVRLLSYHDSVVQEQTVTALLNLSIDEANKRLIARLGAIPPIIEILQNGTEEARENSAAALFSLSMLDENKALVGILNGIPPLVNLLQNGTIRGKKDAATALFNLSLNQTNKFRAIKAGIIPALLQLLENKDVSMIDEALSILLLLTSNPEGRGEIGRLSFIRTLVEIIRSGTPKNKECAASVLLELGLNNSSFILAALQYGVYEHLVEITRSGTNRAQRKANSLLQHMSKCEHIP, encoded by the exons ATGGACAGGCAGaagctgatgatgatgatgttgatgatggagagagaaaagaaaggtggcaatggtggtggtggtggtggtgttTCAAGTTCATCTAACGGTGGAGATGATAAGAATAATATGGTTAGAGATATGATTGATTGCATTGAGACCGTTGGATCTTATCCTGGGTACAGAAGAACACAGAAAAAGGAGTGCTTAAATTTGGTGAGAAGACTGAAGCTTTTAGTGCCACTTTTAGAAGAGATAAAAGAGACTGACAAGTTGGTTTCTACTGATTCTTTGAGTTGTTTGTCTAATTTAAAGAAAGCACTTCTTGCTGCTAAGAAGTTGCTCAAGAAATGTAGCTTTGGAAGCAAGATTTATCTG GCACTGGAGAGTGAGGCAGTGATATGTAGCTTTCATGCTGTTTATGACAAATTAAGTCAGTCTCTGGATGATATGCCCTATAATGAGTTTGGGATCTCAATTGAAGTCAAAGAGCAA GTTGAGCTAATGCGTACGCAACTTAGAAGAGCGAAGAGGCGAACAGACACACAAGATATAGAGCTGGCTATGGATATAATGGTCGTCTTCTCTACAAGGGATGACAGAGATGTGGATAGTGCAATACTTGAAAGACTGGCCAACAAGTTAGAACTATATACTATTGCAGACTTGAAAGCTGAAACAGTAGCTgttagaaaactaattaaacAAAGAGATGTGCAGAATGCTGAAAGCATCCAGCAAATAACAGATCTTCTTGGCAAATTCAAACAGATTGCAGGAGTCCATGAAAACATTGAGCTTGACGGTCCTGTCTCTTCAAAAACTCTTCACAAGTGTCAATCCTTAATTATCCCTCACGAATTCCTCTGCCCAATTACTTTGGAGATCATGGTGGATCCTGTTATTGTGGCAACAGGACAG ACTTATGAAAGAGAGAGCATAAAAAGGTGGCTGAATTCTAATCATCGGACCTGTCCAAAAACCGGTCAAATGTTGGATCACTTGTCTTTAGCACCGAATTTTGCTCTCAGAAACCTTATACTACAATGGTgcgagaaaaataattttgaactACCGAAGAGGGATGCTTTTGTGGGTTATGATGGTTCTCCTGCTGAACTTGTAGAGGAAATCTGTTCCTTGGTTCAAAATCTATCCTCATCGGAGCTTGATGTACTGAGAGGGGCCATTGTGAAGATCCGTATGCTCTCCAAAGAAAATCCAGACAACAGAGTTTTGATTGCAAACAGTGGAGCAATACCTCCATTGGTTCGGCTATTATCCTATCACGATTCGGTGGTCCAAGAACAAACTGTAACTGCTCTTTTGAACTTGTCTATTGATGAAGCAAACAAAAGACTAATAGCCAGATTAGGAGCCATTCCTCCTATAATAGAAATCTTGCAAAATGGAACAGAAGAGGCTAGAGAAAACTCTGCTGCAGCTTTGTTTAGCTTATCGATGCTTGATGAGAACAAAGCACTGGTGGGGATTCTGAATGGAATACCTCCCTTGGTGAACCTTTTGCAGAATGGGACAATCAGAGGCAAAAAGGATGCTGCAACTGCACTCTTCAACTTATCTTTGAACCAAACCAACAAGTTCAGGGCCATTAAGGCAGGTATTATACCAGCATTGCTTCAGTTGCTCGAGAATAAAGACGTATCCATGATTGATGAAGCACTCTCAATCTTGTTACTCCTCACATCGAATCCTGAAGGGAGGGGTGAAATTGGAAGGCTATCTTTCATAAGGACTCTTGTTGAAATCATAAGAAGTGGGACTCCTAAGAACAAGGAATGCGCAGCATCGGTTCTTCTTGAGTTGGGGCTAAATAATTCATCTTTCATTTTGGCTGCTCTCCAGTATGGTGTCTATGAACATCTGGTAGAGATCACAAGATCTGGAACCAACAGAGCTCAAAGGAAAGCAAATTCTCTTTTGCAGCACATGAGTAAGTGTGAACACATTCCATAA